In one Parageobacillus genomosp. 1 genomic region, the following are encoded:
- a CDS encoding DNA topoisomerase III, whose translation MKVIIAEKPDQGATLASIFKNKKQQGYIEIFPNELFPKGAYMTWAVGHLFQLVPPERYRPEWKQWKLETLPIIPERFQYEVEKAKAKQFAIVKELLRKPEVTEIIHAGDAGREGELIVRNIIHMSGVKKPMKRLWLSSLTPKAIEAGFRQLLDEAETRNLYEEAYARACADWLVGMNASRVYSILLKQKGMNDVFSVGRVQTPTLAFIVKREKEIEQFRPEPFWEVVATFSVDGRQYEGKWTNEEGETRIKDEQLAQKIAQFCRNKQAEVKEVQTERKTFQPPLLFNLSSLQATANKMYQFSPKKTLDILQKLYQKGIVSYPRSDSNYVTKGEAETFPDILQKLRAFSEYQPFFPLPNASILHNKRYVNEKKVTDHYAIIPTEQVTDPAKLSADERKIYDLVVRRLIAAHYEAAVFDYTTVTTLVDGRARFISKGKQQIQEGWRKVISQREEDEEAILPALREGESGNVLDVRVKEGKTQPPKRYTEGQLITLMKTAGKFLDNEELEKVLAKTEGLGTEATRAAIITTLKERNYIEVKKNQVYATDKAKVLIEAIGDKILASPEMTAKWEQRLSEIGEGRASAAQFMEQVKRLSAKIIQDAVEMSGTWNFAGLDTESIQRAKSKATLGKPIGSCKLCGGTVIDKGAFYGCANYAKTKCSFTISKKILGKTISQANVKKLLQHGKTNMIKGFKKGEKTFDAALVWDEKEKKIVFSFSKK comes from the coding sequence ATGAAAGTGATTATTGCCGAAAAACCAGATCAAGGCGCGACGCTCGCGTCCATTTTTAAAAACAAAAAACAACAAGGCTATATCGAAATTTTTCCGAATGAATTGTTTCCAAAAGGAGCGTATATGACGTGGGCGGTCGGGCATCTTTTTCAGCTCGTTCCGCCCGAACGGTATCGTCCGGAATGGAAACAATGGAAGCTCGAGACGCTGCCGATCATTCCGGAGCGTTTTCAATATGAGGTAGAAAAAGCGAAAGCAAAACAGTTTGCGATTGTGAAAGAATTGCTTCGCAAACCGGAAGTGACGGAAATTATCCATGCCGGTGACGCGGGAAGAGAAGGGGAGCTGATTGTCCGCAATATTATTCATATGAGTGGCGTGAAAAAGCCGATGAAGCGGCTTTGGCTTTCGTCGTTAACGCCGAAAGCAATTGAGGCCGGATTCCGGCAGCTGTTAGACGAAGCAGAAACAAGAAATTTATATGAAGAAGCGTACGCGCGCGCTTGTGCCGATTGGCTTGTCGGGATGAACGCTTCGCGCGTGTACAGCATTTTGCTAAAGCAAAAGGGAATGAATGACGTTTTTTCGGTAGGAAGGGTCCAAACACCAACGCTCGCGTTCATCGTGAAGCGGGAAAAAGAAATTGAACAGTTTCGTCCCGAACCGTTTTGGGAAGTGGTGGCGACGTTTTCCGTTGATGGTAGGCAGTACGAAGGGAAATGGACAAACGAAGAAGGAGAAACGCGGATCAAGGATGAGCAGCTGGCGCAAAAAATAGCCCAGTTTTGCCGAAACAAGCAGGCCGAAGTAAAAGAGGTTCAAACGGAAAGAAAAACGTTTCAGCCGCCGCTCTTATTCAATTTGTCCTCCTTGCAGGCAACGGCCAACAAGATGTACCAATTTTCCCCGAAAAAAACGCTCGATATTTTGCAGAAATTATATCAAAAAGGAATTGTGTCATATCCGCGTTCCGATTCGAACTATGTGACAAAAGGCGAGGCGGAAACATTCCCGGACATTTTGCAAAAATTGCGGGCGTTTTCGGAGTATCAGCCATTTTTTCCGCTGCCGAACGCGTCTATTTTACATAATAAACGTTATGTCAACGAAAAAAAGGTGACCGACCACTATGCGATCATCCCGACGGAGCAGGTGACCGATCCGGCGAAGTTATCGGCGGATGAGCGGAAAATTTACGATTTGGTCGTGCGCCGTCTCATTGCCGCGCATTATGAAGCGGCGGTGTTTGACTATACAACCGTCACAACGCTTGTCGATGGGCGCGCCCGCTTTATTTCAAAAGGCAAGCAGCAAATCCAGGAAGGATGGCGGAAAGTCATCAGCCAGCGCGAGGAGGACGAGGAAGCGATCCTCCCGGCGCTTCGGGAAGGAGAAAGCGGCAATGTGCTTGATGTCCGTGTCAAAGAAGGAAAGACCCAGCCACCGAAACGGTATACAGAAGGTCAGCTGATTACGCTGATGAAAACGGCGGGGAAATTTTTAGATAACGAAGAATTGGAAAAAGTGCTCGCCAAAACGGAAGGTCTCGGCACGGAAGCGACGCGCGCGGCGATCATTACGACGCTGAAAGAGCGTAACTATATTGAAGTAAAGAAAAACCAAGTGTATGCGACTGACAAAGCGAAAGTGTTAATCGAAGCGATTGGCGATAAAATTTTAGCATCTCCGGAAATGACGGCAAAATGGGAACAGCGCTTAAGCGAGATTGGCGAAGGCAGGGCGTCAGCGGCACAGTTTATGGAGCAAGTAAAAAGGCTGTCTGCAAAAATTATCCAAGACGCCGTTGAAATGTCGGGAACATGGAACTTCGCCGGGCTCGATACCGAATCCATTCAACGGGCAAAATCGAAAGCAACACTTGGAAAGCCTATTGGCTCCTGCAAGCTGTGCGGCGGCACGGTCATCGACAAAGGCGCGTTTTACGGCTGCGCCAATTATGCCAAGACGAAATGCTCGTTTACGATTTCGAAAAAAATTCTCGGCAAAACGATTTCGCAAGCGAATGTGAAAAAGCTTTTGCAGCATGGGAAAACGAACATGATTAAAGGATTTAAAAAAGGAGAAAAAACGTTTGATGCGGCGTTAGTGTGGGATGAAAAGGAGAAAAAAATAGTGTTTTCGTTTTCGAAAAAATAA
- a CDS encoding helix-turn-helix transcriptional regulator, protein MDKQEVIDLLSSKMKLIRVEKGYTQDKMAEVLGISKKTLVQIEKGRIQASWTQVVALCALFRDSEIIESVLGDSPLEVIETIAHEEIDVPKGKTFGGKVWWREIKRMGPFRLQQNIISKHYRILDVYNDRWYSSFDKEEALKRLEELAKGVEL, encoded by the coding sequence ATGGATAAACAAGAAGTAATCGACCTTCTCTCCAGTAAAATGAAGTTAATTCGCGTCGAAAAAGGATATACGCAAGATAAGATGGCGGAAGTGCTGGGGATTTCGAAAAAAACGCTCGTGCAAATTGAAAAAGGGCGGATACAGGCGAGCTGGACGCAAGTCGTCGCGCTATGCGCGCTATTCCGTGACAGCGAAATCATCGAATCGGTGCTTGGCGACAGCCCTCTTGAAGTGATTGAAACGATCGCCCATGAAGAAATCGATGTACCAAAAGGAAAGACGTTCGGCGGAAAAGTATGGTGGAGAGAAATTAAACGGATGGGTCCGTTTCGCCTCCAGCAAAACATTATTAGCAAACATTACCGCATTTTAGATGTGTATAATGACCGCTGGTACAGTTCTTTCGATAAGGAGGAAGCGTTAAAGCGGCTGGAGGAGCTCGCGAAGGGTGTCGAATTGTAA
- a CDS encoding glycerophosphodiester phosphodiesterase family protein: protein MKKSTKIGLSLSMSLGLMAPYFSTETIAAKQNRHPSTLQPIVENVEVIAHRGASGYAPEHTLAAYEKAIQMKADYVELDLHMTKDGELVAIHDSTLTRTTNVEDVYPDRAPWQVKDFTLAEIKQLDAGSWFNETHPEYAKKQYEKEKIPTLQEVIDLIKKKDDKVALYIETKDPDVYPGMEEKLVDILKKNGYLEKGKVIFQSFSEASLRKLQQIVPEDIPLIQLFSPKMIQGKNLDDVFNRAAEYAEGVGPDYSLITPTLMQEAHERNMVVHPYTVNTQDKMIEQLSLGVDGMFTDYPDKLVELNKKPYISHGIASGEVTDTSAVLWARTNKPATVQFEISENASFQHKMIKKAKAVSKHDFTVQVNVTGLKPNTTYYYRVQALPGSYQVTGSFKTAPTSNDRKPLTIVWGGDTGGQGNIPPFRSFAAMAELKPDFFLFSGDTIYADNATPAVPTPPSKSIEDFWAKYKENRTDPNLRKLLQSTSVYAIWDDHEVTNDFSGPFEPLTSTGFRAFINYWPILAERSSSGKLYHKFSWGNTIDLFILNNRGYRDSNTQPDSDEKTMLGQEQFEWLKRELSNSDAQVKLIASSVPISIPTGKPHARDGWANGNHIDPNDKTGYEHEFAKLSTFITDNKIKNVYFVTADVHFADIIEYDPDHNGTVDYRELVSGPIGAGTGQPSALDPTFGPKRLYAEGGFFNFGVIKINPERKQITAEIRDENGRVHFHIDFPIESQ from the coding sequence GTGAAAAAATCAACAAAAATCGGTTTGTCTCTTTCGATGTCGTTAGGATTAATGGCCCCTTATTTTTCGACAGAAACCATTGCTGCCAAACAGAACCGCCATCCGTCTACATTGCAGCCTATCGTCGAAAACGTCGAAGTCATCGCCCACCGCGGCGCTTCCGGCTATGCGCCTGAACATACATTGGCGGCGTATGAAAAAGCCATTCAGATGAAGGCGGATTATGTAGAGTTAGATTTGCATATGACAAAAGACGGAGAATTGGTTGCCATTCATGATTCCACATTAACGAGAACAACGAACGTGGAAGATGTGTATCCCGACCGTGCTCCTTGGCAGGTAAAAGACTTTACCCTTGCCGAAATCAAACAGCTGGATGCTGGCTCTTGGTTTAACGAAACACACCCTGAATACGCGAAAAAACAATATGAAAAAGAGAAAATTCCAACCCTCCAAGAAGTCATTGATTTAATCAAAAAGAAAGACGACAAAGTAGCTCTTTACATAGAAACAAAAGACCCGGATGTGTATCCAGGAATGGAAGAAAAACTAGTCGATATATTAAAAAAGAACGGATATTTAGAAAAAGGGAAAGTAATTTTCCAATCATTCAGTGAAGCAAGCTTAAGAAAATTGCAGCAAATCGTTCCTGAGGACATTCCGCTTATCCAGCTTTTTAGCCCCAAAATGATTCAAGGCAAAAATCTTGACGATGTCTTTAACCGAGCGGCCGAATACGCAGAAGGAGTTGGGCCGGATTACTCTCTCATTACCCCGACATTGATGCAGGAAGCCCACGAACGCAACATGGTCGTCCACCCGTATACAGTGAATACACAGGACAAAATGATTGAACAATTATCACTAGGTGTGGACGGCATGTTTACAGACTACCCCGATAAATTAGTAGAATTGAACAAAAAACCTTATATTTCCCATGGAATAGCTAGCGGGGAAGTAACGGATACTTCAGCCGTATTATGGGCTCGGACAAACAAGCCTGCCACCGTACAATTTGAAATTTCCGAGAATGCGTCCTTTCAACACAAAATGATCAAAAAGGCCAAAGCGGTTTCGAAACATGATTTCACCGTACAGGTAAATGTAACAGGATTGAAACCGAACACCACTTATTACTACCGCGTCCAGGCTCTTCCAGGCTCTTATCAAGTAACGGGAAGTTTCAAAACAGCACCAACGTCCAATGACAGAAAACCCCTCACAATCGTCTGGGGAGGTGACACAGGGGGCCAGGGGAATATTCCTCCGTTTCGTTCTTTTGCGGCAATGGCAGAATTAAAACCAGATTTCTTCTTATTTAGCGGGGATACGATTTACGCGGATAATGCGACCCCAGCGGTTCCAACGCCACCGTCGAAAAGCATCGAGGACTTTTGGGCAAAATATAAGGAAAACCGCACAGATCCTAACTTGCGCAAGCTGCTTCAATCAACAAGCGTTTATGCGATTTGGGATGATCACGAGGTCACCAATGATTTTTCTGGACCGTTTGAACCCCTCACTTCGACGGGATTTCGGGCGTTCATCAACTATTGGCCAATATTGGCAGAGCGGAGTTCATCGGGCAAGCTTTATCATAAATTTTCATGGGGAAATACGATCGACTTGTTTATCTTAAATAATCGCGGCTACCGTGATTCAAATACCCAGCCGGACAGCGATGAAAAAACGATGCTCGGTCAGGAGCAATTCGAATGGTTAAAACGGGAGCTTTCCAACTCGGATGCTCAAGTCAAGCTTATTGCTTCTTCCGTTCCTATTTCGATTCCAACGGGAAAACCGCATGCACGTGATGGATGGGCAAACGGCAACCATATCGACCCGAATGACAAAACTGGATATGAGCATGAATTTGCCAAACTTTCTACATTTATTACGGACAACAAGATTAAGAACGTCTATTTTGTCACAGCCGATGTGCATTTTGCGGATATCATCGAATACGATCCTGACCATAACGGGACCGTCGATTATCGTGAGCTGGTAAGCGGACCGATTGGAGCCGGTACGGGCCAGCCATCAGCGCTTGACCCTACATTTGGACCGAAGCGCTTGTATGCCGAGGGAGGATTTTTTAACTTCGGTGTGATTAAAATTAATCCAGAACGTAAACAAATAACTGCCGAAATTCGCGATGAAAATGGGCGCGTCCATTTTCATATCGACTTTCCAATCGAATCGCAGTAA
- the rraA gene encoding ribonuclease E activity regulator RraA: MKTADLCDEFLSELQVCQLPMQSYGGKKEFSGPIATVEVFEDNVLVREALETVPAGTVLVVDGKGSRNCALLGDRLAQIACDRGLAGVIIHGCIRDSAEIANMPLGVMAIGTCPVKSKKEGKGKRDVVLDFGGVRWEPGVYVYADQDGIVLAKTDLLKKSD, from the coding sequence GTGAAAACAGCAGATTTATGCGATGAATTTTTAAGTGAACTGCAAGTTTGCCAACTGCCAATGCAATCATACGGCGGCAAAAAAGAATTTTCCGGACCGATTGCGACCGTTGAGGTGTTTGAGGATAACGTGCTCGTCCGCGAGGCGTTAGAGACCGTTCCTGCGGGAACAGTGTTAGTGGTTGACGGAAAAGGTTCACGCAATTGCGCGCTGCTTGGCGATCGTTTGGCGCAAATTGCCTGCGATCGAGGGCTTGCGGGCGTGATTATCCATGGTTGCATTCGCGATTCCGCGGAGATTGCCAATATGCCGCTTGGGGTGATGGCGATTGGCACCTGCCCGGTGAAAAGCAAAAAAGAAGGGAAAGGAAAACGGGACGTTGTGCTCGATTTTGGCGGCGTGCGTTGGGAGCCAGGCGTCTATGTGTACGCTGATCAAGACGGGATTGTATTGGCGAAAACGGACTTATTGAAAAAAAGTGATTGA
- a CDS encoding (2Fe-2S) ferredoxin domain-containing protein, whose protein sequence is MTTWNLIGTKHHVLICNGGSCMRKGGEEVTLAIREEIALLELDGLVHTTRTRCNGRCQDACVVIVYPEGVWYNGMTPEKGREVVRRHLRNGEWLEETITYRYEGTQGLMMAKQSTAPLGISKLCKTTGGTRA, encoded by the coding sequence ATGACAACATGGAACCTAATCGGAACGAAACATCATGTGCTGATTTGCAATGGAGGCAGCTGTATGCGTAAAGGGGGAGAGGAAGTAACGCTTGCCATCCGCGAAGAAATCGCACTGCTGGAGTTAGATGGCCTCGTACATACGACGCGGACGCGCTGCAATGGCCGCTGCCAAGATGCATGTGTAGTCATCGTTTACCCTGAAGGCGTATGGTACAACGGGATGACGCCGGAAAAAGGAAGGGAAGTTGTGCGAAGGCATTTACGGAACGGGGAATGGTTGGAAGAAACGATAACGTACCGTTATGAAGGGACGCAAGGATTGATGATGGCAAAGCAATCTACTGCCCCTCTAGGAATCTCGAAATTATGCAAAACAACGGGAGGAACGAGAGCATGA